The genomic DNA GATGTTTTTATAGGTGTTTTCTTCTTTGCACTTTTGGGTGACTTCTTCTTACTCTTTAAATTAATTGACCATTCTTTAACATCTTCAATAAAGGCAATCCATTGTCCTTTAAGGAAGGTTCCAATTGGTCTTAAAATTTTAATAAGTGTTTCATTAAGTGATTTTCCTGTTACTAAAATAACACCGCATACTATAAGAAAAACAGCTATAATTTTCGTTCCAGGCTCATCGAATAAGAAGTATGAGGCAGCAAAAACAACGGCACCAATCATCCCTCCACCTAAATCAGAAGAACTGATTTGACCGGCTTGTTCCAACCAGTATAACTCCCAGGTATTCAAAATAACACTTGGTTTTGCAAATGCGCCTTCATTAGATAATAGCTTAAATAATGTTACGTGACTCAGCAGCAAAACGGATATCGTTATTAAATATGTACCGATTAAGGGTCTGGTAAAAAAGTTCGGCCAAGTTCGTTTCCAGATGACATAAAAAGATAAAAGTAAAAGGCCAAGTAAACAAAGCATAAACCATTCACCAGTAAAAAATCGAAACAAGGCAACAATCGTATTTCCTACGACTCCTAGATTGGCAATTCCAATGCAGGTTAACGCTAATAGGGTTAAACCTATCAATTCAAACTTAAAGGTTTTTTTCCACTCAGTCTTGTTCTTTGTACGTCTTTTTTGTTTCGCCATAGACACCCCACCGGATAATAAATAGGACAAGCCTAGTATAAAGAAAAGCAGCCCATGCTTACGTGGCTGCTATTAGGATTGCATATTAAATTATATCACATATTATTCCGTCATGTGGCATACTGACTTGTCTTTTTCAATCTTCATGAAAAAGAAACCATCAATCGTTGTCCTGGTGAATATTGTGCATCTAGATAGTGTTGCGGGTCAGTGCTTACAATTCTTACGATTTCACAACACTGTGGGCTAAGTTCATTTACAAGCATAGAAACACCATTGAGTTCGACATATCTTTGCTTTCCAAAGTCATTTTCATTTATAGGAAAAACTAGCTCCTCAGGCATCATGGTGTAAAGAATCATTGTAACATCTGCTCGCTTCCACTTAATTTATTTCGTTCTTCTATTAACTCATTTAGCTTCTTGATGGCTTGACCAACTCCACCTACTTCGTCTATCAAACCATATTTTACAGCATCAGCACCAACAACATTGGTACCGATATCACGTGTTAAATTCCCTTTTGAAAACATTAATTCTTTAAACTTTTCCTCTGATATATTAGAGTTTTTGGTAACGAAGTTGATAACACGCTCCTGCATCTTATCTAAATATTCGAAAGTTTGGGGTACACCAATTACGAGTCCTGTTAATCGAACAGGATGGATGGTCATTGTTGCTGTTTCGGCAATAAAAGAATGTGAACAGGATACTGCAATTGGTACACCTATAGAGTGCCCTCCTCCTAGCACAATAGATACAGATGGTTTAGATAATGATGCAAGCATCTCTGAAATAGCCAACCCAGCCTCTACATCTCCACCCACGGTATTTAAGATGACGAGTAGCCCTTCAATTTTAGGATTTTGTTCAATTGCAACTATTTGTGGGATAACATGTTCATACTTAGTTGTTTTGTTCTGTGGAGGAAGCTGCATATGGCCTTCGATTTGCCCTACTATGGTTAGGCAATGTATTTTAGTATCGTTTGCCATTTGAGGTATATTTGTTTGTCCCAATTGTTGAATTTTCTCAACAAGGCTTGATCCTTTAGTTTCGTTTTTATCAGTTTCGTCTCCACCAGGTTGATCACCTGATTGTATGTATTTGTCGGTCATGTAGCATTCTCCTTTCAAGCAAGGTTACTTGTAGTATGAAACGAGAACGCGATTTTCATTCTTAAAGCAGAAATCTAAAAAGTTCAAACAATATTAAAAAGACACCTACAAAGGTGTCTCTTCTAAACATTTCATTACTTTAATAAACCTTGAAGTTGTGTACGCTCTTGCTCTGTTAGTGGAACCATTGGTAAACGTACTGAACCTACATCTAAGCCTTTTAATTGTAAAGCAGTTTTTACAGGTGAAGGGCTTGGCGCAGAAAATAATCCTTTAATTAGGGGTAATAGAGCTTGATGGATTTTCGCAGCCTTAGACACATCTCCTGTTTCAAAAGCAGCGATCATTTCTTGCATCTCCTGACCTACAATGTGTGATGCAACAGAAACTACACCGTTACCTCCAACAGATAGTACTGGTAGCGTTAAACCGTCATCTCCACTATAAAGCATAAAATCCTCATCTGTATTTGCAATAATTTCAGTCATAGCGTCTAAATTACCACTTGCTTCTTTAACTGCAACCACATTAGGTAATTTTGAAATCTTTACAATTGTATCTACAGACATATTTACTACAGAACGTCCTGGGATGTTATAAAGCATAACAGGAAGCGTTGTGCTCTCTGCAATTACCTTGAAATGCTGATAAAGGCCTTCTTGATTAGGTTTATTGTAGTACGGAGCAACGATCATAATTGCGTCTACTCCAGCTTCCTGAGCTTTTTTTGTTAATTCAACAGAAGCATACGTGTTATTACTTCCTGTACCAGCAACTACTGGAATTCTTCCATCTACTACTTTTACAACATGTTTAAAGAGTGCAACCTTTTCTTCAGAAGATAAAGTTGGCGATTCACCTGTAGTACCTGCTACTACTAATGAGTCACTCCCATTCTGAATTAAATGGTTAACGAGTTGAGTTGTCTTATTAAAGTCAATATTTCCTTTTTTGTCAAATGGTGTAACCATTGCTGTTGATACTTTTCCAAAATTAATCATTCGTTTACCCTGCCCCCTTTTAAATTCCAGTACTACTTCTATTTTGAGTCTCCTCTGATAGTTGGAAAGCTTTATGCAATGCATTTACAGCTTTTGTCATATCCTCTTGTTTTACTAAAACCCAAATAGTCGTATGGCTGTCTGCGGATTGTAGTATTTGAATTCCTTGATCTGACAAAGCAGTTACAATTTTAGATGTAACTCCTGGAACACCGTTCATGCCTGCTCCAACAGTCGAGACCTTAGCACAATTTCTTGTAACCAGAGGTTCGTACCCAAGGTTTTCCAATACATCAATCGCCTTTTCAGTCATCTCACCAGATACTGTATACACAACACCATTTGGCGTGATATTAAAGAAATCAACGCTTATTTTTGCATTAGCCATAGCTTTAAACACTTTCGTTTGTAAATCATATTGACCTTTGCTTGCTTGAACCTTTATTTGTGTTACACCTGAAACATGCGCAATTCCAGTAATTAACCTTTCCTTCACATCTCTACCTTTACTTCCTTTTTCAATAGAAGTGACAAGCGTCCCAGGCAAATCGGAATAGGTTGATCTTACACGAATAGGAACATTCGCTTGCATTGCAATTTCCACAGCTCTTGGGTGAATAACTTTTGCTCCTTGATAGGCCATGTTACAGATCTCAGTATATGTTACAACAGATAGCGGTCTGGCATCTTCTACGATTCGAGGGTCTGCAGTCATTACTCCCTCAACATCTGTAAAAATGTCAATCCATTTTGCATTTAACGCTGCCCCCAGCGCAGCAGCCGAAGTATCACTTCCACCCCTGCCTATCGTAGTAACATCCCCATTCTTAGCCACTCCCTGAAAACCAGTCACAACAACAACGTCGTGTTGCTCCAGTTCATTTTGGAGACGATCACATTTCATATCAATAATTTTCGCATTTGTATAGTCATCTGATGTGCGGAAACCAGCTTGCGCTCCTGTTAGAGCTGTAGCTTTAATCCCATGACTATTTAGCATTTCGGAGAACACAACACTTGAAATAATTTCTCCACAAGATAAAAGCATATCTATTTCACGGTTACTAACTTTTGCAAGATTGTTGTCAATTAACCCAAGTAAGGTATCCGTTGAATAAGGATCACCTAAGCGACCCATAGCCGATACAACAACAACAACTTTGTTTCCTTCGTCCAGTGCATTTTGTATATGCTTTCTAGCTAAATGTCTTGTTTTCTCATCCTTTACAGATGTTCCACCAAATTTTTGGACGATGATGTTCATATTTACACCCCATATAATTAATAAGTCTATAGGACACTACTAATTATTTATTTTACTAAACCGAGTTTTACTAAGCTTTCTGCAATTTGGACTGAATTCCACGCAGCACCTTTTAAAAGGTTATCAGATACAATCCACATGTGAAAACCAGTAGGACGGTCTAAGTCTTTACGAATTCTACCGACAAACACATCATTTTTCCCTACACAATCAGCAGGCATTGGGTAAAGCTGTTGCGAAGGATCATCCTGTAATACAACTCCAGGAGCTTTGCTTAGTAATTCCTTAATATCAACTGCTGACACATTTTCTTCATCTATTTCAATATAAACAGACTCAGAGTGTCCTGTTACAACTGGTAGTCGTACACAAGTAGCTGCTACGTGCAACTCAGGATAAGTCATAATCTTTTTAGTCTCATTAATCATTTTCATTTCTTCTGTTGTAAAACCATTGTCTTCAAATTTATCAATTTGAGGAATAGCATTAAAGGCAATTTGGTAATGCTTTTTGTCAGACTTAACAGGTAATACTTGAGGAGTAAACTCTCTTCCCTCTAATATTGCTTGAGCCTGATCTTTTAATTCTGTAATAGCTGCATCTCCGGCACCTGACACTGCTTGATATGTGGACACAATTATGTTTTTTAATCCGAATTTTTGTCTAATTGGTTCAAGTGCTACAACCATTTGAATTGTTGAACAATTTGGATTAGCAATTATTCCATTATGATTTTTAAGCTCTGCTTCATTTACTTCAGGTACGATTAAAGGTACATCCTTATCCATTCTAAACGCACTTGTATTATCTATAACAATAGCACCATGCTTTACAGCCTCAGGTGCTAATTCTTTTGATACACTTCCTCCAGCACTAAATAAAGCAATATCTACCCCTTCGAAGCTTTCCGGAGTGGCTGCTTCCACAACTAGGTCTTTGCCTTTGAATCGTACTGTTTTTCCTGCGGAGCGTTCTGATGATAAAAGTGTAAGTTTTGCAATAGGGAAGTCGCGGCTTTCCAGAGTTTGAATCATTTGTGTACCTACTGCACCGGTTGCTCCAACTACTGCTACATGTAACCCATTCGGTTGTGCCATTATTATTACCCCTCCAAAAATCAAAAATAAACGTTGTTCATTTTTTACCAGTAAAATATATTTTATCATATTCACGTAGTAAAGAAGAGAAGAATTTTACTACATAAATAAAATCATTCTTCTCTTCTTATTGTAACAGTTCAATTTCTTATTCGCTATCTCGAAATTTCTCAATAATAACAGGCTGCAGTTGCTTACCTTCCATTGCAGCAAGTACAGTGTCTTGAAGCAATCCCATACGCGCGACCATCGAGTTTGGCTTTTTCATTGGTGCATCTTGGCCGTAAGGGATAAAATAGATATTTTTCGTAGCCATCAAACGCATTAAATTTACACCGTTTAACCCTAGTGCATCGTTTGTAGATATTCCAAGTACAACTGGACTTAGATTTCTTAGGGTTGCTTTAGCAGCCATTAAGACAGGAGAGTCTGTCATTGCATTTGCGAACTTGCTCATTGAATTCCCAGTAAATGGTGCAATGACCATACAATCTAGAGGGATTTTTGGACCAAGTGGTTCGGCTGCAACGATTGAATCAATCACTTTATTCCCGGTAATCTCTTCTACCCGTTTAATCCAATCTTCGCCTTTTCCAAAACGTGTTGTCGTCGTTTTAACTGTATTTGAAACAACAGGTAATACATCTGCACCTTCTTTTACAAGCTTCTCTATCTCTGGCATTACTTCATCATACGTACAATGAGAACCTGTTAAACCAAAACCAATACGTTTTCCCTTAAATTTCATATTATTTCTCCTCTCTTTTATGGTGCTCTAAAAGGATTTGTGACAAAACATTGGCAACAATTTGACCAGCCGTTTTAGGTGCAACGATACCAGGAAGACCTGGTGCTAATAATGCCTTGATCCCACGTTTTTCTGCATACCTAAAATCTGTTCCACCTGGCTTAGAAGCAAGGTCGACGATAAGGGTATGAGCCGGCATTTTTGAGATAACACTGGCTGTTACAATAAGGTGTGGGATTGTATTTATACACACATCAGCATCCGAAACAATTTCCGATAAATCATCTAAGTGAAAAGGCTCTAACCCCATCTCAGTGATTCGAGCGATATGTTCTGACTTTCTAGCTCCAACTTTTACTTTTGCTCCTAGTGCGCTAAATGTACGTGCAACACTCATTCCAACTCTTCCAAGACCGAGTACAACCACCTTTGAATTATGAATTGTTATATCGGTATGCTGAATAACCATCATTATGGTTCCTTCAACTGTCGGGATGGAATTATAGATTGCAACATCGTCCCGCTCAAATAATTTAACAAGCTTTCGATTGTTCTTACTTACAATGGAATCTAGATAACTGTTACTAATGCCGGAAAAAATAACACAATCTTCAGGTGTCTTTGCAATAATTTCCTCTGTCAGAATTACTTTTTCATTAGAAAATATCGTTTCAACTTGCCCCTCACCGTTCGTTCCAGGAACAGGCAGAATCATAGCATTTATATCTGAAAAATCAACTTCATCAATTTGCTCTTTCGAAGCACCTGTGAAACCATGATCTAATTGATCAAAGCCGATTAACGAAATCTTCGCATCTAATTCTAATAATTTGCGAATAACTTCTAACTGCCTTGCATCCCCGCCAATAACAGCAATGTGCATACCAGTTAACATGTTTTCACCTTCTCTTTTATAAAAATCTTCCTAATCAAATTCATTTACTTAAACATCTTATGAGAAACGCACATAATCGGTGAATAGAAAGTCGAGGTGTTAGGAGAATTAAAAGAGGACAAAAAAAATTGACCCCTAAGGGTCAACTTATAAGAATCTATTCACTAAAGTTTTTATTTGCCGTGTATTCATCAGGAATATCAATAATAATCATGTCTGTACCAATTTTTTTAATATGTTTCCAAGGGACTCTTACTTCATTCCCATGTTTTCGAAAACCAAACCACTTTAATGATGGGATAATTAACGCGTTTATTTGGCCCGTTTGCTCGTTAATTTCTAGATCAGTTTGCCCTAATACCCCAAGGCGTTCTGCTCTCTTAACATCAACTATTTCCTTGCCACTTAATTCACTAAGCCTCATATTGTTTCCTCCTCGATAGTCATTACTATATACTATCGAAGTAGTCCAATTTTTAGAAGTAAATGGAGAGATTTACATTCCTTTTGGTAATTGATCATTTGGACCAACTAAGGCAGCAGAATAATTATCTGTAAAGATGCGATTAGATAGTTCATTCACGCTATCTTCATTAACTAAGTTTAGCTTTTCAATGATTTCATCAAGGGTTCTATGTTGTTTTAGTAACAATTCATTCTTTCCATTACGACTCATCCTACTATTAGTGCTCTCTAGACTAAGCATTAGATTACCCTTCATTTGCTCCTTGCTGTTTTTAAGCTCTTTCGTCGTGATACCATCTTTTTTTAGTTTATCTAGTGTCGACTGGATTGTTTCAAACAATAAATCTAATTGATTGCTTCCAGTACCTCCATAGACCGTAAGCATTCCGCTGTCTTGGTAAGAGGAATGATAGGAGAAAACCGAATAAGCTAATCCACGTTGCTCACGAACTTCTTGGAATAAACGGCTGCTCATACTACCGCCTAAGATATTATTTAACACAATTAAATTATAGATGTCTTTGTCTCCAACTTGAAGCCCATCAAAGCCAATACATAAGTGGGCTTGTTCTGTATCCTTTTTCCTTGCAACACGATTCGAATGAAAACTTGGCTTTTCAAACACTTGTTTCTTATGATTAGAAGTAAACGTACCAAAGTAGTTTTCAATTTCCTTTATAAAACCTTCATCAATATTACCAGCAACTGAAACAACGACATTCTCCGGAATGTATGTTTCTTTCATATATTGCCTTAAAGAATCACCATTAAAAGTTTCAAGTGTAGAGTCTGTTCCCAGAATTGGATATCCTAGTGGATGCTGCTCATAAGTCGCCTTGCTTAATAAGTCATGCACAATATCATCAGGTGTATCTTCATACATTTTAATTTCTTCATAAACTACATTCTTTTCCTTTTTAAGCTCTTCTTCGTCAAATGTTGAGTTGAAAAACATATCAGCAAGCACTTCTAAGGCATAGCTAGAATGTTCATCAAGAACCTTTGCATAATAGCATGTATATTCCTTTGATGTGAAAGCATTTACTTGTCCACCAATACTATCAAAGGACTCAGCAATCTCCCTAGCAGAACGTGTGCTGGTTCCTTTGAAGAACATATGCTCTAGAAAATGTGAAATTCCATTATTTTGGCTCGTTTCATTTCTTGATCCAGTTCCAATCCAAACACCGATTGCGACTGAACGAACGGTAGGGATATTTTCTAATACAATACGAACGCCATTATTGCATGTGTACTTTTTTATCAATGTATTGCCTCCTGACATAGACCTTCTATTTTTAATTCAAATGTTATTCGCTTAATCTCTCTTCACTCAGCAAAGTGGATACATTACTAATAGAGTATTCCTTCTTTTTAAGTGCTAGAATCAATGTCTCTAGAGCTGATGCAGTAGATTCAGTTGGATGCATTAGCACGAGTGCTCCAGGATGAATTTTCCCTGTCACTCGATTTATAATTACACTTGGCTGCGGCCTTTGCCAATCTATTGTATCAACACTCCAGAGGATTGTCCTCATATTTGACTCAGATGCGATTTTAACGACCTCGGGTCGAAAGCTCCCACTTGGTGGTCCGAATAAGGTAGGTTGCTTTCCAATCGTTGCTTCAATAACTTTATTTGTTTTCGTTAATTGTTCACGAACTTGTTCTGATGGAAGCGTTTTTAAATCAGGATGGGTATAGGAGTGATTACCTACTTCATGACCAGCATCACTAATCATTTTAGCAATTTCAGGATTTTCCTTAACCCATCTACCTTCAAGGAAAAAAGATGCTTTTACATTGTGCTTTTTTAGAGTCTCAAGCATGCTTGGTATATACTCATTTCCCCAAGCAACATTAATAATAAATGAAACCATCTTCTTTTTTGGGTTCCCTCGATAAATAGGTTCAGCTGGTAAGTCTTTTAATTTAACTTTTGGTTCTATTTGCTTTAAGACTAACTTCGCCTCATCAAATACACCATCTTTTTTCATTTTTTTATACGAAGCTTCAATATCAACTTTGAGACCATTATAGCCGGGAGTTGCTTTCCAAACTGGGTCAATCTTTGCATCAATTGCCGGTATCTCATATTGTGATGCATTATCAACTATTTCCTTATATAAGGAATCTTGCTTGATATCGGCCGCTTCAACTAAAATTGGTTGTTTAACTTCTCCAGAGAGAATTAAAAACATAACCATAAGTACTGTAATTGTTATGCGTTGCTTTCTCATCGAACTCTTCCTCCTTTAAAGTATTTCACGGTATAGGAATACTTTAGTTTTCGTTGAAAGGAAGAATTTTATTACATACTTACTAAATCACTCAAAATTATGTAAGCAATGATTTTCACTTTAAATTAACAGGAAAAAAGACCTGGGGTTACCAGGTCCCAATTACGACTCTTGTTTTTCTTTTTGTTCACGCAAAACAACCTTGCGAGATAGGTTGACACGTCCTTGTTTGTCAATCTCCATAACCTTAACAAGAATTTCATCTCCGATTGAGACTACATCCTCCACTTTGCCTACTCTTTCTTCAGCAAGCTCAGAGATATGAACTAATCCATCTTTTCCACTAAATAACTCTACGAATGCACCAAATTTCTCAATTCGTTTAACTTTTCCAAGATACATTTGTCCAACTTCCACTTCACGTACAATATCCTCAATAATTTTCTTCGCTTTTTCATTCATCGCTTGATCTACTGAAGAAATGAAAACTGTACCATCTTGTTCAATGTCAATTTTAACACCTGTTTCATCAATAATCTTATTGATTTGTTTACCGCTAGGTCCAATAACATCACGAATTTTATCAGGGTTAATTTTCATTGTTAAGATTTTTGGAGCGTATTTAGACAATTCTTGTTTTGGTTCATTGATTGTACGTAACATAGATTCTAAAATTTCCATACGACCAGTTTTAGCTTGTAGTAGTGCTTCTTCTAGAATTTGTTTAGACAATCCTTCTATTTTGATATCCATTTGAATGGCAGTTACACCATTTGAAGTACCGGCCACTTTAAAGTCCATATCGCCGAGGTGGTCTTCCATTCCTTGAATATCCGTTAGAACTGTATAATGTTCATCCTTTTTAATAAGTCCCATTGCAATACCAGCAACTGGTGCCTTAATAGGAACCCCAGCATCCATCATTGCTAACGTACTTGCACAAATACTTGCTTGAGAAGTAGAACCATTTGACTCTAATACTTCTGAAACTAAACGTATAGTATACGGGAAATCCTTTTCAGATGGAATAACTGGCTCAAGAGCACGTTCACCAAGTGCACCGTGACCGATTTCTCTACGACCTGGTCCTCTCATAGGTCCAGTTTCACCTACACTGAATAACGGGAAGTTATAATGATGCATAAAACGCTTGGACTCTTCAATTCCAAGCCCGTCCAAAATCTGAACATCACCTAACGCACCTAGGGTACAAATACTTAAAGCCTGTGTTTGACCTCTTGTAAATAAGCCTGACCCATGTGTACGTGGCAATAAACCAATCTCTGAAGATAATGGGCGAATTTCATCCGGCTTTCTACCATCTGGTCTAATTTTCTCAACCGTTATTAGTCGACGAACTTCTTCTTTAACAAGTTTACCTAAAATTTCTTTTACTTGTTTAAGCGTTTGATCATCTGCTTCTTGTTCTTCATATTTTGCAATGACAGCTGCTTTCACTTCACTAATCGCATCTTCTCTAGCATGCTTCTCATGAACCTGAACTGCGCTGTTTATATCTTTTTCTGCAAGTTCACGTACTGATTGCTCCAAGTTCTTGTCTACTTCATATAATTGAATTTCTCTTTTTTCTACACCGACCGCTTCCATAATTTTTTCTTGGAAAGCAATTAATTTTTTTATTTCTTCATGTCCGAACATGATTGCCTCAAGCATTACCTCTTCAGGAACCTCATCTGCTCTAGCTTCAACCATGTTAATAGCATCCTTAGTTCCTGCTACTACTAAATGAATATCACTTTTTTCTAATTGTTCAACAGATGGATTAATAACAAACTCATTGTCAATTCTGCCTACAATCACTCCAGCAATGGGTCCTTCAAATGGAATATCCGATACACATAGTGATAAAGAAGATCCAAACATAGCTGCCATTTCAGACGAGCAGTTTTGGTCCACACTCATGACAATACTGATTACCTGAACCTCATTACGGAATCCATCCGCAAATAAAGGACGTATTGGTCGATCAATCAGTCTACTAGCTAAAATTGCTTTTTCACTAGGTCGTCCTTCACGCTTAATAAAACCACCAGGGATTTTACCCACTGCATACAAGCGTTCCTCATAGTTAACAGTTAACGGGAAGAAATCTAAATTTTTTGGTTCTTTTGAAGCGGTTGAAGTACTTAATACGACAGTTTCACCATAACGTACTAATACTGAACCACTTGCTTGCTTTGCTAGTTGGCCTATTTCAACAGTAAGCTCACGACCAGCCCACTCAGTGGAAAATACTTGTTTTCCTTGATCCATATTTTGTGCCCCTCTCTATATGTACATTTTTAAGAATATTATAAGTATTTTATCTATAAAAAAACGATGATTGTTTGATCATTGTTCTCTTTTCATTATTAACAACTATAGTTGAAACTATATTTTATGTATAGTATGGACAAAAGTTATTCAACATAACAATTTAAAACTAGAATATGCACCGTAAAAATATGCTAATAAAAAAGCGGGAATTCTCCCGCTTTCTTTACATTATCTACGTAAACCAAGTTTAGTAATTAGTTCACGGTAACGAGTTACGTCTTTGTTACGAAGGTAGTTTAGTAAATTACGACGTTTACCAACCATCTTCAATAGACCACGACGTGAATGATGGTCCTTCTTGTGAGTACGTAAGTGTCCGTTTAAGTTATTAATTTCCTCAGTTAGGACAGCAATTTGAACTTCTGGAGATCCAGTATCAGTATCATGTGTTCTGTATTCACTGATTAGTTCATTCTTGCGCTCTTGTGTGATAGCCATCCTATTTCACCTCCTAATATTGTAATCCCCTATTACCGAGCAAGCGTTGGTGATTCGACTTGCCAAGCAACGGTTCTATAGTACGTTTATTAGAATACAACTTTTTACCTTAAAAAGCAAGTCTCGTGTGACATTTTCTCAAAATAGAGCTTCGTTTCATCTCTATCTTCATTAATTTGCTTTACTAATTCTGCAACATTGGCAAACTTTTTCTCTGATCTAATTCGTGTGTGCCATTCAATTGTAATTTCTTGATCATAAATAGACTCATCAAAATCAAAAATGTGCACCTCAATTGTAGGTACCTTTTTATCCTTATGGAAGGTTGGCTTAAAGCCAATATTACATACTCCAAAGTACCAGATTGAACTTACACACACTCTTACAGCATAGACTCCTACTGGTGGTGTAATATATCCTTCTTTTACATCTAGGTTTGCTGTGGGAAAACCTATTGTTCTACCTCTTTTATCACCATGAACAACTTTTCCTGTGTGGGTAAAATATCTACCTAACAAATTATATACCTCAGCAATTTGACCATTATTAATAAGTTGTCTAATTAAGGTTGAACTAATTTTCGTTTCACCGTGAGTTTGTTTTTCTATAGTTGTTTGTTCGAATTCACCACGAGAGTGAAAAGGCAGTGTCTCCATTGTCCCTTTCCCTAATCTACCATAGCTAAAATCAAAGCCTGCTACAACATGCTTTACATTCAGCCCAATAATGTAATCATCTACGAATTCTTGTGGTAATAAATTGGCAAACTCTTCATTAAAGGTAACAATATATAGAATATCAATTCCTAACTCCTCGATAATAGCTGCTTTCTCTTCAATGGTAGTTAGTAGGTCCACCTTTTTCCTTCCGTTAGCAAGAACAACAGATGGATGAGGGTCAAAAGTCATAACCGCACTAGAAAATTGATGATGAGATGCTATATTTATAGCTTCATTTATAACAGATTGATGACCTTTATGGACTCCATCAAAATATCCTAATGCTAAAACTGTGTTTGGGAGTTCTTTCTTACTTAATTGGTGTGGATGAGATATATAAATAATTTTCACGTATTTTTCACCTAGCTATGCTTTTAGTTCTTGAGCATTTACTAATACC from Cytobacillus luteolus includes the following:
- a CDS encoding YlzJ-like family protein, which gives rise to MILYTMMPEELVFPINENDFGKQRYVELNGVSMLVNELSPQCCEIVRIVSTDPQHYLDAQYSPGQRLMVSFS
- the dapG gene encoding aspartate kinase, coding for MNIIVQKFGGTSVKDEKTRHLARKHIQNALDEGNKVVVVVSAMGRLGDPYSTDTLLGLIDNNLAKVSNREIDMLLSCGEIISSVVFSEMLNSHGIKATALTGAQAGFRTSDDYTNAKIIDMKCDRLQNELEQHDVVVVTGFQGVAKNGDVTTIGRGGSDTSAAALGAALNAKWIDIFTDVEGVMTADPRIVEDARPLSVVTYTEICNMAYQGAKVIHPRAVEIAMQANVPIRVRSTYSDLPGTLVTSIEKGSKGRDVKERLITGIAHVSGVTQIKVQASKGQYDLQTKVFKAMANAKISVDFFNITPNGVVYTVSGEMTEKAIDVLENLGYEPLVTRNCAKVSTVGAGMNGVPGVTSKIVTALSDQGIQILQSADSHTTIWVLVKQEDMTKAVNALHKAFQLSEETQNRSSTGI
- a CDS encoding dipicolinate synthase subunit B, which translates into the protein MKFKGKRIGFGLTGSHCTYDEVMPEIEKLVKEGADVLPVVSNTVKTTTTRFGKGEDWIKRVEEITGNKVIDSIVAAEPLGPKIPLDCMVIAPFTGNSMSKFANAMTDSPVLMAAKATLRNLSPVVLGISTNDALGLNGVNLMRLMATKNIYFIPYGQDAPMKKPNSMVARMGLLQDTVLAAMEGKQLQPVIIEKFRDSE
- a CDS encoding ClpP family protease — protein: MTDKYIQSGDQPGGDETDKNETKGSSLVEKIQQLGQTNIPQMANDTKIHCLTIVGQIEGHMQLPPQNKTTKYEHVIPQIVAIEQNPKIEGLLVILNTVGGDVEAGLAISEMLASLSKPSVSIVLGGGHSIGVPIAVSCSHSFIAETATMTIHPVRLTGLVIGVPQTFEYLDKMQERVINFVTKNSNISEEKFKELMFSKGNLTRDIGTNVVGADAVKYGLIDEVGGVGQAIKKLNELIEERNKLSGSEQMLQ
- the dpaA gene encoding dipicolinic acid synthetase subunit A → MLTGMHIAVIGGDARQLEVIRKLLELDAKISLIGFDQLDHGFTGASKEQIDEVDFSDINAMILPVPGTNGEGQVETIFSNEKVILTEEIIAKTPEDCVIFSGISNSYLDSIVSKNNRKLVKLFERDDVAIYNSIPTVEGTIMMVIQHTDITIHNSKVVVLGLGRVGMSVARTFSALGAKVKVGARKSEHIARITEMGLEPFHLDDLSEIVSDADVCINTIPHLIVTASVISKMPAHTLIVDLASKPGGTDFRYAEKRGIKALLAPGLPGIVAPKTAGQIVANVLSQILLEHHKREEK
- the asd gene encoding aspartate-semialdehyde dehydrogenase, whose amino-acid sequence is MAQPNGLHVAVVGATGAVGTQMIQTLESRDFPIAKLTLLSSERSAGKTVRFKGKDLVVEAATPESFEGVDIALFSAGGSVSKELAPEAVKHGAIVIDNTSAFRMDKDVPLIVPEVNEAELKNHNGIIANPNCSTIQMVVALEPIRQKFGLKNIIVSTYQAVSGAGDAAITELKDQAQAILEGREFTPQVLPVKSDKKHYQIAFNAIPQIDKFEDNGFTTEEMKMINETKKIMTYPELHVAATCVRLPVVTGHSESVYIEIDEENVSAVDIKELLSKAPGVVLQDDPSQQLYPMPADCVGKNDVFVGRIRKDLDRPTGFHMWIVSDNLLKGAAWNSVQIAESLVKLGLVK
- the dapA gene encoding 4-hydroxy-tetrahydrodipicolinate synthase, which translates into the protein MINFGKVSTAMVTPFDKKGNIDFNKTTQLVNHLIQNGSDSLVVAGTTGESPTLSSEEKVALFKHVVKVVDGRIPVVAGTGSNNTYASVELTKKAQEAGVDAIMIVAPYYNKPNQEGLYQHFKVIAESTTLPVMLYNIPGRSVVNMSVDTIVKISKLPNVVAVKEASGNLDAMTEIIANTDEDFMLYSGDDGLTLPVLSVGGNGVVSVASHIVGQEMQEMIAAFETGDVSKAAKIHQALLPLIKGLFSAPSPSPVKTALQLKGLDVGSVRLPMVPLTEQERTQLQGLLK
- a CDS encoding YlmC/YmxH family sporulation protein, which produces MRLSELSGKEIVDVKRAERLGVLGQTDLEINEQTGQINALIIPSLKWFGFRKHGNEVRVPWKHIKKIGTDMIIIDIPDEYTANKNFSE